Part of the Vagococcus teuberi genome, AGAATTTATAAATTATTTAAAACTTTATTGTTCAAGAGCTTCTTTGAAATCGTTTATATCTTTCTCTATTTTAGCTAATTGTTCTTTCATTTTTTCTAGGCGTGGCTTTGCTTTGAATTCAAATTTCTTAATACTTTTTTTGGTTTCTTTTTCAAAAGTTGGTAATAATTCTTGAGATAGAGCAGTTAATTGATTTGCTTGAACTTTAGTTGTATCAATCTGATTACTTAACGATAAAAGAAAATTAATGTTTTCTTCTATTTTGTTAGTCATCAATCGTTGAGTTTCTTTTCCAGATCTAGGAGCAAGTAAGAGTGCTGCACCACCACATAGAGCCCCACCTACTAAAAAACCTTTGATAAATTTTTTGCCAGAAAATTGTTTTTTATTTCCTTTTTTCCCCACTATAAAATCTCCTTGTTAATTGATTGAGCGATTGTTGCCATATCATTTGTCGTATATTTAGAGCCATTATCTGCAAACGTTATTGAAAAATCATCTTCTTTGCCGTATCGTGGAATGAGGTGGATATGTGAATGAAACACACTTTGGTAAGCAGCTTCTTTGTTATTATTTACGATATTTAATCCAACGACATCTGGAAAAGCTTTTTCAATCGCACGAGCAATTTTAGGAACTCTAGCAAATACTTCAGCTGCTAGTTTCTCATCGTATTCAAAGATATCTGTTACATGTTTTTTAGGAATGACCAATGTGTGTCCTTTAGTTGTTTGTGTAATATCTAAAAAAGCATACACCATCTCATCTTCATAAACAGGATAACTAGGTATCTCTTTTTCTATTATTTTACAAAAAAGACAATCTGTCATGTTTTATTCCTCCTAATTTGATTGGGTTTTAGCTACAGTGTACCACTATAACAATTGATTTAAAAGTTCGAAGAGATGAGATTAAAAAAAGTAAGTAAATGAACGAATTATGATATAATCATTCTAGTATATATTGGAGGAAAAATAATGAGTTTAAAAATAGAAAACTTAACAGGAGGCTACGGTCATGCTCCTGTATTAAAATCGGTTGATTTTGAAGTGAAATCTGGTGAGATGGTTGGTTTAATCGGCCTTAATGGTGCGGGTAAAAGTACCACGATTAAACATATTATCGGCCTTTTAAATGCACAAAAAGGAAAAATCACAATTGATGATGAGACGATTTTTAGTGCACCAGACTCTTATCGTAAGAAAATTGGATTTATTCCAGAAAGTCCAATATTGTATGATGAATTGACATTGAGAGAACATATTGAAGTAACAGCTATGGCTTATGATATTCCAAAAGATGAGGCATTAAAAAGAGCGGAGTATCTATTAAAACTATTCCGTTTAGATAATAAATTAGATTGGTTTCCAACTCACTTTTCAAAAGGGATGAAACAAAAAGTGATGGTTTTGTGTGCCTTTTTAACCAAACCAAGTTTGTATATCATCGACGAACCATTTCTAGGATTGGATCCATTAGCAATTAATGCTTTACTTGAATTAATGAATGAAATGAAAAAACAAGGGGCAGCAATTTTGATGTCAACACATATTTTAGCGACTGCAGAAATATATTGTGACAGATTTGTTGTCTTACATAATGGTGAAGTTAGAGCAAATGGTACGATGGAGGAGTTACGTAAAGAGTTTCATCTGCCAGGTTCTTCTTTAGATGATATTTATCTATCCCTCACAAAAGAGGAGGAGAACTAATGTTAGATTTTTATAAGTTACGCCTGGCTAAACATCAAAAAAGAATGTTCAAATATTTAAAATATGTTATGAATGACCATTTTATTTTAATCTGTATGGTAGGTTTAGGTGGTTTTGGCTACTATTATTCTGAATATTTAAAGAATTTGACGCCAGCAGTGTCATGGGTGCCAATTGTCGTTGGACTGGTCTGGTTTATCAGTTTATTTGTGGGAAGGTTAAGCACGTTAATGCAAGAAGCAGATGCTGTCTTTTTAATACCAAAAGAAAGAGCGATGACAACCTATTTAAAAAGAGGGCTGAACTATTCAACCATTTTTCCGACTATTGCGATATCATTAATTGTTGGTGTAACATTTCCGTTAGTGGCTATTACCAAGTCAGTTGATTTTTCTATGACACTATTTATTATAGCTAGTTTATTAGCTTTAAAATATGCAGATCTTTGGATTCAATTAGAATCACTGTATCTTGATTCTGGACAAAACGTAACAACTCACCGAATCATTTGGACGTTAGGGGCAATTGGAAGTTTATTTTGCAGTTTATATGTTTCGTTTTATGTAGGTGTTGCAGTCGCATTTGTTATTAGTATTGCATTAGTGATGTTGAGTAAAAAAACACTTGAAAGTAGCCAGTTAAACTGGGAAAAAAGTATTCAAGTTGAGAGAAAACGTATGAAACGTCTTTATTCGTTCTTTAATTTATTTACAGATGTACCAGGGTTGTCATCTGATGTACATCGTAGAAAATATTTAGATGGCTTGCTAAATCGAATAAAAAAAACATCAGAAAATACGTATCTTTATCTATATGCCAGAGTAGTAGCTCGAGGTTCTGAGTATAGTAGTTTAACGATTCGTTTAATTCTTGTCGGGATGGTCTTATTGTTTTTTACTAAGTCATTTTGGTTGATGGCAATATTAGGTAGTTTGTTTATTTATCTATTAGGATTTCAATTGATACCAATTTATCACGCCTTTGATTATATGTTAATGACGCAATTATATCCTATCTCATATAAATTAAAGCACAATTCAGTTTTATTTATTATTAGAAGTGTCATTGGTATCATGACATTGATATTTAGTCTAGTAGTAGTAGTTGCTTTGCCAAATAAGCTAGATGGTATTAAACTAGCTTTAGTATTTGTTATGGTATTTGTTTTATTATCTTGGAGTTACTTACCAATGAAACTAAAAAAAATGGAAAAAATGGAAAATAGGTGAAAAACTTAATAGAAAATATGTTATACTGAGTTTTCGAAATAGGTCAGCGAAACGATGGTAAAGGTGAGTAAAGGATAATGATGGAGAGTAATGAACATGTTTAATTTTGATAAAGCCTGGAATCTCCAACCAATCAAAGGAGATACCGGAAAAGCTTATAAGGGTATGAAGGAAAATGAGAGAGTCTTTATTAAGCGTAATTCAACTCCTTTTTTGGCCGCATTATCTCGTGAAGGATTAACACCAAAATTGCTTTGGACAAAAAGGACAAGTAATGGCGACATACTGACTGCACAAGAATGGTTAGAAGGACGGCAATTAGAGATAGATGAGATTTCTGATAATGAAGATGTCGCACATATGTTGCACTATTTACATCAATCAGAATCACTGAAGTCAATGTTGAAGAGAATGGACGGTGCAGAAAAGTCAGTTTTTGATTTTTTACAAGATTATATAACTGATCTACCTAAAGACTTAAAAGAGGATGACTATTTGATGCGAGTGTTTCGTCATTTAGAAAATCATCTACCTCCTTATACATCGGTTCAATTTGTTGCGTGTCATGGGGATGCGATACATAATAACTGGATGCTTGCGTCTAATGGGGAATTATATTTAGTAGATTGGGATTATTCTGTTTTATCGGATCCAGCCTATGATTTAGGAACAATTCTTGGACAATATGTTTCTAAAGAGAGTTGGCCAGATTGGCTACAGGTTTACGGCATCAAAGTTGATGATGAGCTACTAGAGCGAGTCCATTGGTATGCTGGTATGAATTTGTTGCAACAAATTAAAAGAAGCTACCATAGAGAAGAGTTTAAACAAATGTCTAACTATGTTTCTCTATTAAAAAAATTATATGATATTTAAGTAGCTCTTTGACTTTATGTCAAGGGGCTATTTTATAGAAAGGAAAAAACGATGCGTTTAAGAAACAAACCAGGAGCAATGGATACAATTATAGCTAATCCACAGTATATTTTGACTGATGGTAGCCAGTGGAGAGGGAAATGGCAAGACCGTTTTGAAAAAGAGCAACCAATTCATATTGAAGTGGGAAGTGGAAAAGGCCAATTTATTGTGGAGATGGCCAAAGCTCATCCTGATATCAATTATATTAGTATCGAACTTCAAACGAACGCTATGATATCAGTACTAGAAAAACAATTAGAAGAAAAACTGCCTAATTTACAGTTGTTACTAGTTAATGGAGCGGATTTAACTGACTTTTTTGCAGATGGTGAAGTATCTCAAGTTTATTTGAATTTTTCAGATCCATGGCCTAAGAAAAAACATGAAAAACGTCGATTAACGTTTAAAACATTTTTGAAAACATATGAAACTATCTCTAAACCAAAAGCTCAACTTCATTTTAAAACAGATAATCAGGGATTGTTTGAGTATTCACTAGCAAGTCTATCGCGATATGGGATGACTTTAAATCAAGTTTGGCTAGATTTACATCATAGTGATTATGAAGGAAACATAATGACCGAATATGAAGAAAAATTTTCAGCCAAAGGGCAGCCTATTTATCGTTTAGAAGCAACATTTAATAATAAATAAAACAGGCATTTTCGTACACGCTATAGTACGGAGATGTCTGTTTTATTTGATGGTAAAAGAACCGTGAGTTGATTAGTAATAAGCTCTGTTATTGCCCCTTTTGATAGTTGGCAATCATGAAACAACCAGTCTTTGATAGTACCAGTAATGGCAAAAGCAAAAAAGGTCGCGGTTTCTTTTGGTTTGTATGGTAAATCATGTTGGTTAGTTTGATGTGTAAGTAAATAGTAAATGAAGTGCTCAAGCTGATTTGATAGTTGTGCATCAAAGACATAGGACTCAAGTAACGTTTTTTGATAGAACACTTGATTTTTTTCAAAATAATCGACTAATCGTTTTATAATAACCGTCCAATGATCGTAAGTCACGAAGTGTTGTACAATCTCTGTTAGTTCTTGTTGGTATATCCAGACAATTAAATCATCTTTATCAGTAAAATGATCATAAAATGTTTGTCTACGATATTCAGCGTGAGACATAATATCTTTTATTGATATTTTTTGATAGGGAGTCGTCTTTAATAAATCTTTTAGTGAATAGGCGATGACTTTTTTAGTGATTAAAGAACCAGTTGACGCCATGAGAGACCTCCTTTTATTTCCATTGACTATAGAATAACAAGCCAAAAAGAAAAAGACAAATAACTTTTAGTTTTGAAAGCGGACACATAGCAGGAAATGTCCATTACAAAGAAAGCCTTTTCTTTATATAATACAGTCATAGATAAGAAAACGGAGGAAGCAAAGATGAAAAAAATTATTAATCA contains:
- a CDS encoding phosphotransferase family protein, whose translation is MNMFNFDKAWNLQPIKGDTGKAYKGMKENERVFIKRNSTPFLAALSREGLTPKLLWTKRTSNGDILTAQEWLEGRQLEIDEISDNEDVAHMLHYLHQSESLKSMLKRMDGAEKSVFDFLQDYITDLPKDLKEDDYLMRVFRHLENHLPPYTSVQFVACHGDAIHNNWMLASNGELYLVDWDYSVLSDPAYDLGTILGQYVSKESWPDWLQVYGIKVDDELLERVHWYAGMNLLQQIKRSYHREEFKQMSNYVSLLKKLYDI
- a CDS encoding ABC transporter permease, with the translated sequence MLDFYKLRLAKHQKRMFKYLKYVMNDHFILICMVGLGGFGYYYSEYLKNLTPAVSWVPIVVGLVWFISLFVGRLSTLMQEADAVFLIPKERAMTTYLKRGLNYSTIFPTIAISLIVGVTFPLVAITKSVDFSMTLFIIASLLALKYADLWIQLESLYLDSGQNVTTHRIIWTLGAIGSLFCSLYVSFYVGVAVAFVISIALVMLSKKTLESSQLNWEKSIQVERKRMKRLYSFFNLFTDVPGLSSDVHRRKYLDGLLNRIKKTSENTYLYLYARVVARGSEYSSLTIRLILVGMVLLFFTKSFWLMAILGSLFIYLLGFQLIPIYHAFDYMLMTQLYPISYKLKHNSVLFIIRSVIGIMTLIFSLVVVVALPNKLDGIKLALVFVMVFVLLSWSYLPMKLKKMEKMENR
- a CDS encoding YtxH domain-containing protein; amino-acid sequence: MGKKGNKKQFSGKKFIKGFLVGGALCGGAALLLAPRSGKETQRLMTNKIEENINFLLSLSNQIDTTKVQANQLTALSQELLPTFEKETKKSIKKFEFKAKPRLEKMKEQLAKIEKDINDFKEALEQ
- the trmB gene encoding tRNA (guanosine(46)-N7)-methyltransferase TrmB; translation: MRLRNKPGAMDTIIANPQYILTDGSQWRGKWQDRFEKEQPIHIEVGSGKGQFIVEMAKAHPDINYISIELQTNAMISVLEKQLEEKLPNLQLLLVNGADLTDFFADGEVSQVYLNFSDPWPKKKHEKRRLTFKTFLKTYETISKPKAQLHFKTDNQGLFEYSLASLSRYGMTLNQVWLDLHHSDYEGNIMTEYEEKFSAKGQPIYRLEATFNNK
- the dhaS gene encoding dihydroxyacetone kinase transcriptional activator DhaS, whose amino-acid sequence is MASTGSLITKKVIAYSLKDLLKTTPYQKISIKDIMSHAEYRRQTFYDHFTDKDDLIVWIYQQELTEIVQHFVTYDHWTVIIKRLVDYFEKNQVFYQKTLLESYVFDAQLSNQLEHFIYYLLTHQTNQHDLPYKPKETATFFAFAITGTIKDWLFHDCQLSKGAITELITNQLTVLLPSNKTDISVL
- a CDS encoding ABC transporter ATP-binding protein translates to MSLKIENLTGGYGHAPVLKSVDFEVKSGEMVGLIGLNGAGKSTTIKHIIGLLNAQKGKITIDDETIFSAPDSYRKKIGFIPESPILYDELTLREHIEVTAMAYDIPKDEALKRAEYLLKLFRLDNKLDWFPTHFSKGMKQKVMVLCAFLTKPSLYIIDEPFLGLDPLAINALLELMNEMKKQGAAILMSTHILATAEIYCDRFVVLHNGEVRANGTMEELRKEFHLPGSSLDDIYLSLTKEEEN
- a CDS encoding HIT family protein; this encodes MTDCLFCKIIEKEIPSYPVYEDEMVYAFLDITQTTKGHTLVIPKKHVTDIFEYDEKLAAEVFARVPKIARAIEKAFPDVVGLNIVNNNKEAAYQSVFHSHIHLIPRYGKEDDFSITFADNGSKYTTNDMATIAQSINKEIL